A genomic region of Enterococcus sp. 12C11_DIV0727 contains the following coding sequences:
- a CDS encoding VOC family protein: MATKVFVNFPVTDVVRSTEFYEKLGFKKNQEFSNEQTSSMVWDDNFWIMLLDHSFYSQFIKDKKIADAKTESGVLVAFSMESADAVKKFAETAKANGGDFYKVDMGIPEDMMFGLEVQDPDGNSLEPTWMKM, translated from the coding sequence ATGGCAACAAAGGTATTTGTAAATTTTCCAGTCACTGATGTGGTACGTTCTACAGAATTTTATGAAAAATTAGGGTTTAAAAAGAATCAAGAATTTTCAAATGAACAAACAAGCTCCATGGTTTGGGATGATAACTTTTGGATCATGTTATTGGATCATTCGTTTTATAGTCAATTTATCAAAGACAAAAAAATTGCAGACGCAAAAACAGAAAGTGGTGTTTTAGTCGCTTTCAGTATGGAAAGTGCAGATGCTGTCAAAAAATTTGCTGAAACTGCTAAAGCTAATGGTGGCGATTTTTATAAAGTAGATATGGGGATTCCGGAAGATATGATGTTTGGGTTAGAAGTACAAGATCCAGATGGAAACTCTTTGGAACCAACTTGGATGAAAATGTAG
- a CDS encoding glycoside hydrolase family 3 N-terminal domain-containing protein produces the protein MIVSAILVLLTILGISLAIILFLNQDKNTETAKSNDNEATSTSKETKDSTKETGGNNIKDPEKIINEMIANMSVEEKVGQLFLARVPIDQQLESIKNYHLGGYLLFGRDVESETPDSLKDKIKSYQSASKVPLFIASDEEGGDVSRLSRGTGLVSEVFKSPQEVYQESGWPGIRSDIQKKAAILHSYGIQGGLFPDADVATDPQAFIYDRTLGLDAQKTSEFIKISVEELKKQKITSTLKHFPGYGNNRDSHVEIVYDTRSIDELRSNDFLPFKAGIDAGADSVLVSHNIITSIDGTMPASISRPVHDVLRNELGFEKVIMTDDMDMAGLADFISQEEAGLAALKAGNDLILSSSFQEQIPYVLQGIEAGTYTEEALNQSVYRVLKMKNDVGLINW, from the coding sequence ATGATTGTCAGTGCAATACTAGTTTTACTAACGATTTTGGGTATTAGTTTAGCGATAATTTTATTTCTTAATCAAGATAAAAATACAGAGACTGCTAAAAGTAATGATAATGAAGCGACATCAACTAGCAAAGAGACAAAGGATTCAACGAAAGAAACAGGGGGGAATAACATAAAAGATCCAGAGAAAATAATCAATGAAATGATCGCTAATATGAGTGTGGAAGAAAAAGTTGGACAATTATTCTTGGCACGAGTACCAATTGATCAGCAGTTAGAAAGTATCAAAAATTATCATTTAGGCGGCTATCTTCTTTTTGGGCGTGATGTTGAATCTGAGACACCAGACTCACTGAAGGATAAAATAAAATCCTATCAATCTGCAAGTAAAGTACCATTGTTTATTGCCTCAGATGAAGAAGGTGGTGATGTTTCTCGTTTAAGCAGAGGAACAGGCTTGGTTTCGGAAGTTTTTAAATCACCACAAGAAGTCTATCAGGAATCAGGGTGGCCGGGGATTCGTTCGGATATTCAAAAAAAAGCAGCAATACTCCATTCGTATGGGATCCAAGGGGGCTTATTTCCTGATGCAGATGTTGCGACTGATCCACAAGCCTTTATTTATGATCGAACCTTAGGTCTTGATGCACAAAAAACAAGTGAGTTTATTAAAATCAGTGTTGAAGAATTAAAAAAACAAAAGATAACGTCTACGTTAAAACATTTTCCCGGCTACGGCAATAATCGTGACTCTCATGTGGAAATCGTTTATGACACGCGCAGTATCGATGAACTAAGAAGCAACGACTTTTTACCTTTTAAAGCAGGGATCGATGCTGGTGCAGATAGTGTTTTAGTTTCTCACAATATTATTACAAGTATTGATGGAACGATGCCAGCTTCAATTTCTCGCCCCGTCCATGATGTTTTAAGGAATGAATTAGGTTTTGAAAAAGTTATTATGACAGATGATATGGATATGGCGGGTCTTGCCGATTTCATTTCTCAAGAAGAAGCAGGGCTAGCCGCATTAAAAGCAGGGAATGATTTGATTTTATCTTCCTCTTTTCAAGAACAGATTCCTTATGTTCTACAGGGGATCGAAGCAGGAACATATACAGAGGAAGCTTTGAATCAATCAGTTTATCGAGTATTAAAAATGAAAAATGATGTAGGGTTAATAAATTGGTAG
- a CDS encoding diaminopimelate dehydrogenase has translation MIKVAIIGYGNLGRGVERSLKQQKDMELVGVYTRRAPETVQTEGAQAFTMDQLKEKKEEIDVCILCGGSATDLPVQTPEWTHLFNTIDSFDTHAKIPEHFAKVDRVAKENQTTSIISTGWDPGLFSLNRLYAQSILPVGETNTFWGKGVSQGHSDALRRIEGVTDAVQYTIPNSEVIEKLKAGEQLTLTTRDKHFRECFVVLADEIDPEKIREEIVSMPNYFVEYDTEVHFVTQAELDQNHKAMPHGGTVLHTGTTHKNTKQVIEYNLQLESNPEFTASVLVAYARACVRLAKEKQFGAYTVLDIAPKYLSDRTDEELRKELL, from the coding sequence ATGATCAAAGTAGCGATTATCGGGTACGGGAACCTGGGACGTGGGGTTGAACGATCACTAAAACAACAGAAAGATATGGAACTAGTAGGTGTTTATACAAGAAGAGCGCCAGAGACGGTTCAAACAGAAGGTGCACAAGCCTTCACTATGGATCAACTCAAGGAGAAAAAAGAGGAGATCGATGTTTGTATTCTATGTGGTGGTTCAGCAACTGATTTACCAGTACAAACACCAGAATGGACGCATTTATTTAATACGATCGATAGTTTTGACACGCACGCGAAGATTCCAGAACACTTTGCTAAAGTAGATCGCGTAGCAAAAGAAAATCAGACGACGTCAATTATTTCAACGGGGTGGGATCCAGGCTTATTTAGTTTAAATCGGTTATACGCACAAAGTATTTTACCAGTGGGAGAGACGAATACTTTTTGGGGAAAAGGCGTTAGCCAAGGGCATTCTGATGCATTAAGACGGATTGAAGGCGTAACAGACGCCGTGCAATATACAATTCCCAATAGTGAAGTGATCGAGAAACTTAAAGCGGGGGAACAATTAACTTTAACCACTCGGGATAAACACTTCAGAGAATGTTTCGTGGTATTAGCGGATGAGATTGATCCAGAAAAAATTCGAGAAGAAATTGTTTCAATGCCGAATTACTTTGTTGAGTATGACACAGAAGTTCATTTTGTTACCCAAGCAGAATTGGACCAAAATCATAAGGCAATGCCTCATGGAGGGACTGTTTTGCATACTGGAACGACTCATAAGAATACGAAGCAAGTCATTGAATATAACTTACAACTGGAAAGCAATCCAGAATTTACAGCAAGTGTCTTAGTTGCATATGCTAGAGCTTGTGTTCGGTTAGCAAAAGAGAAACAATTTGGGGCCTATACTGTTTTAGATATTGCCCCTAAATATTTGTCTGATCGAACAGATGAAGAATTAAGAAAAGAGTTATTGTAA
- the thiT gene encoding energy-coupled thiamine transporter ThiT encodes MQRTSELRVWIEGTIVAAIAMVLSFIPTNIGSSFSISLGMIPITLYALRRGTKAGFFSAFIWGLLHFPLAQVYYLMPAQVIIEYILAFGFAGFAGVYSDKLQQAIRNEEYKKSSRIIIYASFFGTLMRYIWHFIAGVIFWGSFALWGMNPWLFSFVMNGLSGVATAIVTSVVLLLLLRIDPKLFTPTTMTGIRHHHKEIE; translated from the coding sequence ATGCAAAGAACATCAGAGTTACGAGTTTGGATCGAAGGAACGATCGTGGCAGCTATTGCAATGGTGTTGTCCTTTATTCCAACGAATATTGGTAGTAGTTTTTCAATATCATTAGGGATGATCCCTATCACGCTTTATGCTTTACGGAGAGGAACCAAAGCTGGCTTCTTTTCAGCATTTATTTGGGGCTTGTTACATTTTCCTTTAGCTCAAGTCTATTATTTGATGCCAGCCCAAGTGATCATTGAGTATATTTTAGCTTTTGGTTTTGCAGGTTTTGCAGGCGTTTATAGTGACAAATTGCAACAAGCAATTCGAAATGAAGAATATAAGAAGAGTAGCCGCATCATTATCTATGCTTCATTTTTTGGCACACTTATGCGTTATATTTGGCACTTTATTGCAGGCGTGATTTTCTGGGGGAGCTTTGCACTCTGGGGAATGAATCCATGGTTGTTTTCGTTTGTAATGAATGGGTTAAGTGGGGTAGCAACTGCAATTGTAACATCAGTTGTGCTGCTATTGCTTCTTAGAATCGATCCTAAGCTATTTACCCCTACAACGATGACAGGAATTCGTCATCATCATAAAGAAATTGAATAA
- a CDS encoding M50 family metallopeptidase, whose amino-acid sequence MKKKVKNVGSILISLGLGGIGGYFGGYLIAKNNLDLSVLDILIFVFALILSYILHIIIHEAGHGIFGKLTGYKMVSYRIFSFMWVWQTNGGVAYRRFNVPGTLGQCLMAPPTYEKGKFPFHLYLLGGVLANVIASGIVWILFGFHSLIAVAFIVTGLLTALTNAVPMGFNDGMSLKTATSSEEQQYLLYLQFEVNSLLNQGFSYIELPKAYFELVPAIPKQTYSNDYQQFLKIARFSEELDWKSLNKEMESLWLRLDELISIYQIEAKKEMIFSLAINNPEDQRLPQLWSDKKVQLSLKQPLMGNKRIEATYYYFVENDVKTALDCLKKGKSFVNKAPNLGDAKAELTLNDWLYKEILANNNKQFDQKK is encoded by the coding sequence ATGAAAAAAAAGGTAAAAAATGTTGGTTCTATTTTGATTTCATTAGGGTTAGGAGGCATAGGTGGCTATTTTGGGGGATATCTAATTGCAAAAAATAATCTTGATTTATCTGTTTTAGACATACTTATTTTTGTCTTTGCGCTGATTCTTTCTTATATCCTTCATATCATTATCCACGAAGCAGGTCATGGCATTTTTGGGAAATTAACTGGTTATAAAATGGTGAGTTACCGAATTTTCTCTTTTATGTGGGTTTGGCAAACGAATGGTGGAGTTGCGTATAGACGCTTCAACGTTCCCGGTACCCTTGGACAATGCTTGATGGCACCTCCAACCTATGAAAAGGGGAAGTTTCCTTTTCACCTATATTTATTAGGTGGTGTTTTAGCAAACGTGATCGCTTCTGGTATCGTTTGGATTTTATTTGGATTTCACTCGCTGATTGCTGTGGCATTTATCGTTACTGGGCTGTTAACAGCTCTTACAAATGCTGTTCCAATGGGATTTAATGATGGTATGAGCTTAAAAACAGCTACCTCTAGTGAAGAACAGCAATATTTATTATACTTGCAATTTGAAGTGAATTCTCTTTTAAATCAAGGCTTTAGTTACATTGAACTACCAAAGGCCTATTTTGAATTAGTTCCAGCTATCCCGAAGCAAACCTATTCTAATGACTACCAACAATTTTTAAAAATTGCTCGATTTTCAGAAGAACTGGATTGGAAAAGCTTAAATAAAGAGATGGAATCGTTATGGCTTCGACTAGATGAGTTAATTTCTATCTATCAAATTGAAGCGAAAAAAGAAATGATCTTTTCATTGGCGATTAATAATCCAGAAGATCAACGCCTTCCTCAATTATGGTCTGATAAAAAAGTCCAACTAAGCTTGAAACAACCTTTGATGGGGAATAAGCGTATCGAAGCTACCTATTACTATTTTGTAGAAAATGATGTTAAAACAGCTTTAGATTGCTTAAAAAAAGGGAAATCTTTCGTTAATAAAGCACCAAATCTTGGGGATGCCAAAGCCGAGCTGACGTTAAATGATTGGCTTTACAAGGAAATTTTAGCTAATAATAATAAACAATTTGATCAAAAAAAGTGA
- a CDS encoding ABC transporter ATP-binding protein, whose product MAEQTQNRPRGGRGPGQGAPVEKAKDFKGTLKKLISYIGAYKIPVFFVMIFAIASTVFNIWGPKILSSAITELFDGLIKKYQGTGGIDFNKIGGILLFMLGLYLVASAFGIIQGWIMSTISQKITYRMRKEISEKINRMPMNYFESRTTGEVLSRITNDVDTLGQSLNQSITQLITSVFTIIGVIVMMLSISVQMTGIAILIVPISMILIMIVVKNSQKYFKTQQEYLGVINGKVEETIGGYNIVRLFNDEENSLKEFKTQNDVLFKSAWKSQFLSGLMQPIMNFVGNLGYVAVAIFGGILAYNGTITVGDIQAFIQYVRNLTQPIAQLAQVSNLLQSMAAAAERVFEFLEEDEEAQTVPNPVKIDKAKGMVDFEHVRFGYTPDKIIINDFSSHVDPGQTVAIVGPTGAGKTTMVKLLMRFYDVTSGAIKIDGHNIKDFNRADLRKNIGMVLQDTWLFKGTIMENLRYGRLDATDEEVYEAAKAAHVHHFIQTLPGGYNMELNEESSNISQGQKQLLTIARAILADKPILILDEATSSVDTRTEGLIQGAMNNLMAGRTSFVIAHRLSTIKDADKILYMQDGDIKEQGTHEELLAEGGYYASLYNSQFEELDE is encoded by the coding sequence ATGGCAGAACAAACACAAAATCGCCCTCGTGGCGGACGCGGACCTGGACAAGGCGCTCCAGTAGAGAAAGCCAAAGATTTTAAAGGAACACTAAAAAAATTAATCTCCTATATTGGTGCTTATAAAATACCTGTTTTCTTTGTAATGATCTTTGCGATTGCTTCAACCGTCTTCAACATTTGGGGACCAAAAATCTTATCTAGTGCTATTACAGAATTATTTGATGGCTTGATCAAAAAATATCAAGGAACTGGTGGGATCGATTTTAATAAAATCGGCGGGATTTTACTATTCATGCTAGGACTGTACTTGGTGGCATCTGCTTTTGGGATCATCCAAGGCTGGATCATGTCAACGATTTCGCAAAAAATCACGTATCGGATGCGGAAAGAAATTTCAGAAAAAATCAATCGCATGCCAATGAATTATTTTGAAAGTCGGACAACCGGTGAAGTATTGTCACGAATCACCAATGACGTAGATACCTTAGGCCAATCACTAAACCAATCGATCACACAACTGATCACTTCCGTATTCACGATCATTGGGGTTATTGTCATGATGTTATCGATCTCGGTACAAATGACAGGTATCGCTATTTTGATCGTACCTATTTCAATGATTTTGATTATGATCGTTGTAAAAAATTCACAAAAATATTTTAAAACACAACAAGAATACCTTGGTGTAATTAACGGTAAAGTGGAAGAAACAATTGGTGGTTACAATATCGTTCGTCTATTCAATGATGAAGAAAATTCTTTAAAAGAATTTAAAACGCAAAATGATGTTTTATTCAAATCAGCTTGGAAGTCTCAATTTCTTTCTGGTTTGATGCAGCCAATCATGAACTTTGTTGGAAATCTAGGCTATGTTGCTGTTGCGATCTTCGGTGGGATTTTAGCCTACAATGGTACGATCACAGTAGGGGATATTCAAGCCTTTATCCAATATGTACGTAACTTGACACAACCAATTGCACAATTAGCACAAGTATCTAACTTGCTGCAATCAATGGCTGCGGCTGCAGAACGCGTCTTTGAATTTCTTGAAGAAGATGAAGAAGCACAAACTGTACCAAATCCAGTTAAAATCGATAAAGCCAAAGGTATGGTTGATTTTGAACACGTACGTTTTGGTTACACACCAGATAAAATCATTATCAATGATTTCAGTTCACATGTTGATCCAGGCCAAACGGTGGCGATTGTTGGACCAACGGGAGCCGGTAAAACGACGATGGTCAAACTATTGATGCGCTTTTATGATGTAACGTCTGGCGCGATTAAAATCGACGGACACAATATCAAAGACTTTAATCGTGCAGATTTACGTAAAAATATCGGAATGGTTTTACAGGATACATGGTTATTTAAAGGAACCATTATGGAAAACCTTCGTTATGGTCGTTTAGATGCAACAGACGAAGAAGTTTACGAAGCAGCAAAAGCGGCTCACGTACATCACTTTATTCAAACCTTGCCTGGCGGCTACAACATGGAATTAAATGAAGAATCTTCCAATATTTCGCAAGGTCAAAAACAACTATTAACAATTGCTCGTGCAATTTTAGCAGATAAACCAATTTTGATCCTTGATGAAGCAACCTCATCTGTTGATACAAGAACGGAAGGATTGATCCAAGGAGCAATGAATAACTTAATGGCAGGTCGTACGTCATTCGTTATCGCTCACCGTTTATCAACCATCAAAGATGCAGATAAGATTCTTTACATGCAAGATGGAGATATTAAAGAACAAGGAACACATGAAGAATTACTCGCTGAAGGTGGCTATTATGCCTCACTTTACAACTCACAATTTGAAGAGTTGGATGAGTAA
- a CDS encoding zinc ribbon domain-containing protein → MKLCRSCHHENQEEAVFCENCGEKFEQESIQSETLGEAKGAKTTCSCGAQLEADDKFCPACGKAVANESRYQAQTVAKTPMSKKQKLILGLVAVLLCIAFGSYFATKNYYSQENQLKRMVETVQNKDVNQMEKLTFSADPNYTVTKKELKKYFDYYSQNEHKAAFSQLITQLKTKDNQNSELVFVKKGKKLLLFDDFRWELKPRYITITANQKDMKLFLDDQEKETTDKNQFQTVWGPLTPAEYWIKGELAGEKSETTIDLVQSSDSDLQQMSQVSLDFRKISFKLKSNISDAEVFLDDQKVGQLASEEYEVKNQIWHQGMTVQLKKTLDDKSIIETKQQVITDSSFAADNYDPESYSSMIELNFADIQGKSEVDYFLNGFYAAVSSYTGTYTTYDAINKQKFSTYFTDGENNAEYQDFNTFIQSIRDSKVKSAVNGSPTVETVKMNGKNSYVVRYLIKYETSYQDYKTKDITQIFRYQKATLIYDEEAKKFTIQSLGGKENFEIVDNGGIE, encoded by the coding sequence ATGAAACTTTGTCGATCATGTCATCATGAAAATCAAGAAGAGGCAGTATTTTGTGAAAATTGCGGAGAAAAATTTGAGCAAGAGTCAATTCAATCAGAAACACTTGGAGAAGCAAAAGGAGCTAAAACAACCTGTTCCTGTGGTGCACAATTAGAAGCAGATGATAAATTCTGTCCTGCTTGTGGAAAAGCGGTTGCTAACGAGAGTAGGTACCAAGCGCAGACTGTTGCAAAAACACCAATGAGTAAAAAGCAAAAGCTCATACTTGGTCTAGTTGCTGTCCTTTTGTGCATCGCTTTCGGTAGTTATTTTGCTACGAAGAATTATTATAGTCAGGAAAATCAGCTCAAAAGAATGGTAGAGACAGTTCAAAACAAAGATGTAAATCAAATGGAAAAATTGACGTTTTCAGCCGATCCAAACTATACTGTAACCAAGAAAGAATTAAAAAAGTATTTTGACTATTATAGTCAGAACGAACACAAAGCAGCCTTTTCCCAGCTAATCACTCAATTGAAAACGAAAGACAATCAAAACAGCGAGTTAGTATTCGTAAAAAAAGGAAAAAAACTTTTGTTATTCGATGATTTTCGCTGGGAGCTAAAGCCTAGATATATCACCATTACAGCAAATCAAAAAGATATGAAGCTATTTTTGGATGATCAAGAAAAAGAGACAACTGACAAAAATCAGTTTCAAACTGTGTGGGGCCCCTTAACACCGGCTGAGTATTGGATCAAAGGGGAGTTAGCAGGAGAAAAAAGTGAAACAACAATTGATTTAGTTCAATCTTCTGATTCAGATCTGCAACAGATGAGTCAAGTTAGCTTAGATTTTAGGAAAATCTCATTTAAGTTGAAGTCGAATATCTCAGATGCAGAAGTATTTCTTGACGATCAAAAAGTCGGCCAACTTGCATCAGAAGAATATGAAGTGAAAAATCAGATATGGCATCAAGGAATGACTGTTCAATTGAAAAAAACGTTGGATGATAAAAGTATCATTGAAACAAAGCAGCAAGTAATCACAGATTCTTCCTTTGCGGCTGATAATTATGATCCAGAATCGTATTCTTCGATGATTGAATTAAATTTCGCAGATATTCAAGGGAAATCAGAAGTTGACTATTTTTTAAATGGATTTTACGCAGCAGTTTCAAGCTATACAGGAACATACACAACTTATGATGCAATCAATAAGCAAAAATTTTCTACTTATTTTACGGATGGAGAAAATAATGCTGAGTATCAGGATTTTAATACATTTATTCAATCTATCCGAGATAGTAAGGTTAAAAGCGCAGTCAATGGCTCGCCAACCGTGGAAACTGTTAAAATGAATGGGAAGAATAGCTATGTGGTTCGCTATTTAATCAAATATGAGACCAGTTATCAAGATTACAAAACTAAGGATATAACTCAAATTTTCCGCTATCAAAAAGCAACACTTATCTATGACGAAGAAGCAAAGAAATTTACTATTCAAAGTCTAGGTGGTAAAGAGAATTTTGAAATAGTTGATAATGGCGGAATTGAATGA
- the nrdI gene encoding class Ib ribonucleoside-diphosphate reductase assembly flavoprotein NrdI, translating to MNIFYISISGNTRSFVQRLAIYAADKYNTQINIKEIHENSVFEDEHAPFFTFVPTYLDGGNGVDNGDTEILTETMREYLEYHGNYRYCLGVVGSGNKNFNHQYCLTAKQYAQKFGFPFLADYELRGTQEDLERVYTVMAETIKNPPVSDL from the coding sequence ATGAACATTTTTTATATTTCAATTTCGGGTAACACTCGTTCATTTGTCCAGCGTTTAGCGATCTATGCTGCTGATAAATATAATACACAGATCAACATCAAAGAAATCCATGAAAATTCAGTTTTTGAAGACGAACATGCTCCTTTTTTCACTTTTGTCCCAACTTATTTAGACGGCGGTAACGGGGTCGATAATGGTGACACAGAAATACTGACTGAAACAATGCGGGAGTATTTAGAGTATCATGGTAACTATCGGTATTGTCTTGGTGTTGTTGGTAGTGGAAATAAAAATTTTAATCATCAATACTGTTTGACAGCAAAACAATACGCTCAAAAATTCGGCTTTCCTTTTTTAGCAGACTATGAATTACGTGGAACGCAAGAAGATTTAGAGCGTGTTTATACTGTAATGGCCGAAACCATTAAAAATCCACCAGTCTCTGATTTATGA
- a CDS encoding phosphatase PAP2/LCP family protein yields the protein MNTLKEKKFTPAVLSIVLFTALTFLIVSNVQWFSDLDSAIYRFDWKPNGFITNVVALIAKTATIIPVFIISLLVSFGLWRNKHKLLAVWMSSNVLVVSVLGFVLKHFVARTRPDVAQLVEKTSYSFPSGHSLLAMCLACSLILSVKTIYSEQTLNYNRLKKILIIYVLLIGLGRIYLRVHYPSDVIGGFLLSFAWVNLSYVCLQRFFLNRTFATPDSKKRFIQKTVLSSLTLLLLVVAGASVYGATVFNNVQKTADKIYQPLNRENKSVELDKSEPVSFLLLGIANDSKRKTDFRANTIMVVTVNNQLKKTTITSIPRDAYVEIIGKEGVYDKINHAHSFGGDEMMIETVEHYLDIPINHYFVINMDGLAALSDAVGGVTVNNDFEFDAEGIHYPKGEQHLGGWETLQYARMRYEDPLGDYGRQKRQREVTIQLTKELTSMKSVLRYQELLDVIGENGQTDMTLDQMILLMKNYQKALNNIESYQMQGEGFTGDGYTGEEGISYQSISDEEKEKVTTELKQQLNLP from the coding sequence ATGAATACGTTGAAAGAAAAGAAATTCACTCCAGCTGTTTTAAGTATCGTACTGTTTACTGCGCTAACTTTTTTAATTGTCAGTAATGTTCAGTGGTTTAGCGATTTAGATTCAGCAATCTACCGATTTGATTGGAAACCTAATGGGTTTATCACGAATGTTGTGGCGTTGATTGCTAAAACTGCTACGATCATTCCAGTTTTTATCATAAGTTTACTGGTTTCATTTGGGTTATGGCGAAATAAGCATAAATTGTTGGCAGTCTGGATGAGTAGTAATGTTTTAGTCGTTAGTGTATTGGGGTTTGTGCTGAAGCATTTCGTTGCACGGACGAGACCTGATGTTGCACAATTAGTGGAAAAAACGTCCTATAGCTTTCCGAGTGGACATTCACTTTTAGCAATGTGTTTGGCTTGTTCGCTTATTTTGAGTGTCAAAACCATTTACTCTGAGCAAACCCTAAATTATAACAGATTAAAAAAAATCCTAATTATCTATGTTCTTTTGATTGGTTTAGGACGGATCTACCTAAGAGTGCATTATCCAAGTGATGTGATTGGTGGTTTTCTTTTGAGCTTTGCTTGGGTAAATCTTTCGTATGTTTGTCTTCAACGATTTTTTCTAAATAGAACATTTGCAACGCCGGACTCCAAAAAACGCTTTATCCAAAAAACAGTTTTAAGTTCTTTAACATTACTTTTACTTGTTGTTGCAGGTGCTTCGGTTTATGGTGCTACGGTTTTTAATAATGTTCAAAAAACAGCTGATAAGATCTATCAACCATTAAATCGAGAAAATAAATCTGTAGAGTTGGACAAGAGTGAGCCAGTGAGCTTTTTACTTTTAGGAATAGCGAATGATTCAAAGCGTAAAACTGATTTTCGGGCAAATACGATAATGGTTGTCACAGTTAATAATCAATTGAAGAAAACAACCATTACGAGTATTCCCAGAGATGCTTATGTAGAAATAATTGGAAAAGAGGGTGTGTATGACAAAATCAATCATGCTCATTCATTTGGCGGGGATGAAATGATGATCGAGACTGTTGAGCATTACTTAGATATCCCAATCAATCATTATTTTGTGATCAATATGGATGGTTTAGCTGCGTTGAGTGATGCTGTTGGCGGTGTTACAGTCAATAATGATTTTGAGTTTGATGCAGAAGGAATTCATTATCCAAAAGGGGAGCAGCATTTAGGCGGTTGGGAAACATTACAATACGCAAGAATGCGCTATGAAGATCCGTTAGGTGATTACGGCAGACAAAAAAGACAGCGAGAGGTCACGATTCAGCTGACGAAAGAATTAACTTCAATGAAGAGTGTTCTTCGATACCAAGAATTATTAGATGTCATTGGCGAAAACGGACAAACGGATATGACACTCGATCAAATGATTTTATTGATGAAAAATTATCAGAAAGCCTTAAACAACATTGAAAGTTATCAGATGCAGGGCGAAGGTTTTACTGGAGATGGTTATACAGGTGAAGAAGGTATCTCTTATCAAAGTATTTCAGATGAAGAAAAAGAGAAAGTGACAACAGAATTAAAACAACAATTGAATTTACCATAA
- a CDS encoding sigma-70 family RNA polymerase sigma factor: MGKFSYSERLLVKKAIKGDVQALGKLLQKNHEYLYKMAYIYIGNKEDALDIMQEAAIQSIKSIHSLKEPSYFLTWFCTIMARLASKVIDQKVKIRALQNNSAYTEPKDPSFNKNQSIDVLEAVISLDDNYRLVLQLFYYQDLSVKEISEVLAMPQGTVKTNLKRGREALRQTLGEDYYV; this comes from the coding sequence ATGGGGAAGTTTAGTTATTCAGAACGTTTATTGGTCAAAAAAGCGATCAAAGGAGATGTCCAAGCATTAGGTAAACTATTACAGAAAAATCATGAATATCTATATAAAATGGCGTACATCTATATTGGGAATAAGGAAGATGCGTTAGATATTATGCAAGAGGCCGCAATCCAGTCGATAAAATCGATTCACTCATTAAAAGAACCAAGCTATTTTTTAACTTGGTTTTGTACGATTATGGCAAGACTGGCAAGTAAAGTGATCGATCAAAAGGTTAAAATCCGAGCATTACAGAACAATTCCGCGTATACGGAGCCAAAAGATCCATCGTTCAATAAGAACCAAAGCATTGACGTATTAGAAGCGGTAATAAGCTTAGATGACAACTATCGTTTGGTTTTACAGTTATTTTACTATCAGGATCTGTCAGTCAAAGAAATCAGCGAAGTTTTAGCGATGCCACAAGGAACAGTCAAAACAAATTTAAAACGGGGACGTGAAGCACTTAGACAAACATTGGGGGAGGATTATTATGTCTGA